Proteins from one Bacteroides mediterraneensis genomic window:
- a CDS encoding DEAD/DEAH box helicase has translation MSYILRDYQQKASDAAVSFFANKAKKNNAIMVLPTGAGKSLVIADIASRLEGHTLVFQPSKEILEQNYLKLCSYGILDCSIYSASFGRKEISRITFATIGSVVNHPELFQHFQNIIIDECHLVNPKDGMYKRFLSMLKCKVLGLTATPYRLSSSRDFGSMLKFITRTRPCVFSEVIYQVQISTLLDMGYLSKLNYYEMNPLGWNELNLKVNTTGADYTDKSVVKEYERIDFYGFLVSIVQRLMNPKSGVKRKGILVFTRFLKEAERLTWSIPGTAIVSGETPKKERERILEAFKAGEIPVVANVGVLTTGFDYPELDTIVMARPTMSLALWYQIVGRAIRPHPSKKAGWIVDLCGNKKRFGEVKDLRLVDGGNGKWAVYSNNRQLTNVRF, from the coding sequence ATGAGTTACATATTACGAGATTACCAGCAAAAGGCCAGTGACGCGGCTGTCAGTTTCTTTGCCAACAAAGCCAAGAAGAACAATGCCATCATGGTGCTGCCTACGGGAGCCGGAAAGAGTCTGGTAATAGCCGATATCGCCAGCCGCCTCGAAGGGCACACGCTGGTATTCCAGCCAAGTAAGGAAATATTGGAACAGAACTATCTGAAGCTCTGCTCGTATGGGATTCTGGACTGTTCCATTTACTCTGCATCATTCGGGCGGAAAGAGATTTCAAGAATAACATTCGCCACTATCGGCAGCGTAGTCAACCATCCGGAACTTTTCCAGCATTTTCAGAATATCATCATCGACGAGTGCCATCTGGTCAACCCGAAAGACGGAATGTACAAGAGATTTCTTTCGATGCTGAAATGTAAAGTTTTGGGATTGACGGCCACACCTTACCGTCTTTCATCAAGCAGGGATTTCGGCAGCATGTTGAAGTTCATCACACGCACACGCCCATGCGTGTTCTCTGAGGTGATTTATCAGGTTCAAATCTCTACTCTATTGGATATGGGTTATCTGTCAAAGCTGAACTATTATGAAATGAACCCTTTAGGATGGAACGAACTTAACCTGAAGGTGAACACGACCGGAGCCGACTACACGGACAAGTCTGTCGTAAAGGAGTATGAGCGTATCGACTTCTACGGGTTTCTGGTCAGCATTGTGCAAAGGCTTATGAACCCGAAAAGCGGGGTAAAGAGAAAAGGCATATTGGTATTCACAAGGTTTCTGAAAGAAGCTGAACGCCTTACCTGGTCCATTCCCGGAACGGCCATCGTTTCGGGTGAGACGCCGAAGAAAGAGCGTGAGCGTATTCTTGAAGCGTTCAAGGCCGGAGAAATTCCGGTGGTGGCCAATGTCGGCGTACTAACAACTGGATTTGATTACCCAGAACTGGATACGATTGTCATGGCACGTCCTACTATGTCACTGGCCTTATGGTACCAGATAGTTGGCCGCGCCATCCGTCCGCATCCGAGCAAGAAGGCTGGATGGATTGTTGACCTTTGTGGAAACAAAAAGCGATTTGGCGAAGTCAAGGATTTACGCTTGGTGGATGGTGGTAACGGCAAGTGGGCCGTGTATTCTAACAACAGGCAGTTGACTAACGTAAGATTCTAA